Below is a genomic region from Moritella sp. F3.
AGCCGCATACGCAGAGCCAATATAGAAAAAGTATTGTACTGCCCACGGGAGCCAAGCAATGGCTTGTGGTTGTACTAAAATTTCGGTGATGTTCATGCGTTTTCTCCTGCAGGGTCGTAGATGGCAACTTTACCGTCAACATTACTGGTGAACGCCTCGTCCATGCCGATATAGAACACATGTGGCTGGGTGTTTTCTTCTGGTTTCAATACCTTGATATCATCTTGGTGTTCGCGCATTAAATGGCTAATGTGGCTGTTAGGATCTTTAATATCACCAATAATACGCGCACCACCCACACAGGTTTCTACACAAGCAGGTAATAAACCTTCTTCTAAGCGATGAGCACAGAAGGTACATTTGTCAGCGGTGAGAGTTTCTTCGTTAATAAAACGGGCATCGTAAGGACAAGCTTGTACGCAATAAGCACAAGCCACGCAGCGCTCGTTATCGACCATGACAATACCGTCATCACGTTGGAAGGTTGCTTGTACTGGGCATACTTTTACACAGGGTGGATTTTCACAGTGATTGCATAAGCGTGGCAGGGTAAATGATTTTACATTTTGTAGTTCACTACTGCCGTCATCTAAAGTGACTTCGTATTGTTTTACCGTAGTGCGGAATTGGCCAATAGGTGCTTGGTTCTCAATGCTGCAACCGACGGTACAGGCTTGGCACCCTACACATTTACGTAAATCAACCACCATGGCATAGCGTTTACCGCTCTGGCCTTTGCGATCGGGGGCTTCGCTATTACGGATAATGGTCGTGGTGAGCGGGTTTGCCGTCGACACTGGTATGATGGCTGCGCCTACTGTTAATGCGCCGAGGCGGGACATTAAGCGGCGTTTAGTTGAGTCCATGAGAACACCTTGTGGTTAATACTGATTAAGGCTATTGTCTGGAAATTAAGAGGTATATTGTATTGTGGTTTTCCACATACACAGGGGCGGTTTGATCTAAAACAATAAATATTTTGGCTTTATCGTTATTTTGGTATGCTGAGGTTGTTATCTTATTTGTAATAAACGGTATGAGCAGGGAATTGGCATGGCTAACGTATTAATAAAAGCAGTGATAGGTACGTTGTTGCTAATGATGACACAAGTGCATGCCAGTAACGCGACAGATACGACGAGCAGCAATAGCCGTAATAGTAATGCTGACCCTTTTATTGATGACCGTACTCTTGAGCGCATCGCTGATAACAAGCCAACCATGATCACCGTTGATGTGGGCGTATTAGCAACGCGTGGTATCTTTGAAGCGAAGCAGCGCTGGCAACCCACCTTATTATGGCTACAAAGTCAGATCCCCAATAGCGAATTTAGATTGCATCCCTTCACTCTGGCCGAAATGGAAGCGGCAGTAGAACAACAAAGTGTCGATGTGGTGGTGACCAACCCTGGGCAAGCGGTGCGTTTAGGTCGGCAATACCCGCTGTCTTGGTTAGCGACGTTAAACAGTAAACTCGGTGACGGTACTCATGTGATAGGCTCAGCTTTGGTTGTTCGCGCTGATTCTCATTATCAACACTTGGTCGATGTCAGTGGTGACAAGATAGCAGCGGTTGCCAGTAATGCCTTTGGTGGTTATTTAACGATGCAACTGACGGTGCAAAATCTAGGTATTAACCCAACGGCTTTTTTCTCTGACGTATCGTTTTTAGGTTTTCCTGTAGATGCCATTATTTACCAACTGCGAGATGGCTATGTAGATGCTGCTGTGGTGCCGGTATGCCAACTCGAAAGCATGTTAGAAGAAGGCTTGATTCAGAAAGGTGTCTTTCGTGTGTTAGATGATATCAGCCCAGATAATTTTGCTTGTGCGCTGTCAACACAGTTATACCCGAACTGGTCGATTGCTAAAACCAGTGCTATTTCAGCCTCGTTAGCCAAAAAAATAACCCGTGCTCTATTGGCCTTGCCTAGCGATCACGCAGCCAGTATTGCAGCATACTCTTCAGGTTGGACCCCACCCATCAGTCAATTGTCTGTCGACCAATTATATCGTGATTTGGATATGCATCCTTTGCAGCGACCTTGGTGGCAGGAAGCTGCTGTTTGGATCAAGAAAAATCAGCAGTGGGCTTGGGTGGTATTTTTATTTGTGCTGGTATTAAGTATTTATCATTTAATTTTGGAATACCGTTTTAGTCGCAGTGAACGTAAATTAAAAGCGACCTTAAACCGTTTAAAAGAAAAAAACGCCATGTTAGAACATGCGCAGCGAGTGGCGATTGTTGGTGAGTTGGGCAGTAGTCTCGCCCATGAGATAAACCAACCACTGGCTGCGATCCTAAACTACAGCCAGGGTGGGTTATTACGCATAAATAAAGGTGCTGATGCCAGTGCAATCACACCCGCATTAGAGAAAATACAACAGCAAGTGAAGCGAGCTGATGGTATTGTGCAGCGATTACGTACGCTTATTAATAAACGTGCCGTGGCTAAGTCGCGCTGTGACGTGCAAGCATTACTTAGCGATACCTTAGAGTTGCTTGAGTATGATTTTCAGCAAAAAAATATTACCGTAAGCCAATCCTGTGTCGGTAATGCTGTGGATCTAGATGCTGATATTGTTGGTTTGCAGCAGGTATTATTAAATGTATTAAACAATGCTGCAGATGCGTGCTTGATGCGAGATCCTGCGGTGCTGATAAATAATAAAATTAGTATCGAGAGTCACTATAGTGATGACCGCTTAATATTAACGGTGACTGATAATGGCATTGGCTTAACAGCGTCGAGTGCAGAATTACAGAATGCCTTTTTCACCACCAAAAAAGAGGGATTAGGCTTAGGATTAGCGATTTGTCGTGACGTGGTTGAAGCACATCATGGTCAATTTTCGCTGGTGGCCGCGGATCCCATTGGTTGTCGCGTTAGCATACAGTTACCATTGCAATAACAGCTTATAATTGAGGATGATTAATATGAGCCAAGAACCAGTAACAGGGCATGAAATATCAGTGCCAGTTTATGTTGTTGATGATGATGAATCAGTACGTGATTCGTTGGCATTTATGCTTGATGGTTATGATATTAACGTCACTACTTATGCTGGTGGCCCAGCATTTTTAGATAACGCCGAAATCATGCTGCCGGGCTGTGTGATTTTAGACAGTCGGATGCCGGAACTACGCGGGCAGGATGTACAAGCTATTCTGACTCAATGTAATAGTCCACTGTCGATTATTTTTCTTACTGGCCATGGCGATGTTTCAATGGCTGTCGATGCGTTTAAATCAGGCGCGGTGGATTTCTTTCAAAAGCCCGTCGATGGTGAAAAATTAGTGCAGGCGATTATGCTTGCTGCCGATAAATCAGTTGCGCGTAGCCAACAACTTAGTGCGTTATTATCTTATCAATCACTGACTGAACGTGAACAGGGTATATTATTATTATTAGTACAAGGTAAGCGTAATCAACAGATTGCCGATACATTATGCATTGCAGTTCGGACTGTTGAAGTACATAGGTCGAGTTTAATGAAAAAGTTTAATGCTAAAACCATTGCTGAGTTGGTTTTACAATATGGTCTGGCGATAAATTAATGAAAGCGAACATATGATTTTAAATAATTCATAGAACAGAAAATATCCCAGGATTATCAAATTATTTCTCTGGGATATTTGGCTGAATTATTTACAGTATTTGTAGCTTATTTATTAATAAGTGCGTATTCAGATTTAGTTAAAATAGCCTCTTCTAAAGAGGATAACCCTAAATTACTATAACCATAAAAATTAGGCGTTAAATTTTGTCTAATTGCGGACACTTCTGCTGAAATATCATCATCACCTAAAATTTGCTTATCAGTTAAAGTTGATAATAAAGTTCTTTTTTTATCACTTAATATGCTGTTAATCTCAGTATAACCTGCAACAGAAGAATAAAGATTACTGAATTCACCTGCTGAATTTTCTTCAATATAATAGGTAATGCTTCGAGATACCGAGGCTTTTATATCGCTGAGCCCCTCCTGATTTTTAAATGGTGTCGAGAGTAAATCGTTACCACCGCTAGACGCACTAGTATCGGGACTGAAGTTTGAACTAGGGAAAACGAGATAGGCTGCAATAGCATCATCTTTACTGATTGTAGATAGGATGAAACGATTATCTCGATAGTATTGTATTACTTCGCCAGAATAAGATTTTTTAATATATATAGGGGCGCCAAAATTTTCTTCTAAAGAATTAGAAGATGCCCGAATATAGATTTTATCTAACTTATTTTGTGATGGTATATCGGTTAGTTGTGATAAGGAAAAATCATAAATTTTCTCAACCGCGTCCATCGTGTCGTTAAACCCACCCAAGGCGATCGCGACTAAAGAGGCAATCGCAACAATACGCCCCCATTGCTCTTTAATTTTAGGTGTCACGCTTTGGCTACTTGAACTTGTGTTCGTTGGTTCTATTGTACTCATCGTATTTGCCTCTTATTTATATAACGCTATGCGACCATTAACTTTTTTCAAATAGTTTTTAGTTTCGTCATACGGCAAATTTGCTAATAGATGGCTATAAACTTCATCAGGTGTCATGGTGTTGATGATTTTCGAAGCCTTACGAATATTGGTTGAGTGACCCTTGTTAAATGCACGTGCAACATTACCTGCTCCGGTATTATAAGCGGCAATCGTACAATATAAACGACTTTGCTTATCTGTTATTGAGCGAAGGTATCGACTATTTAATATGTGCAGGTAGGCAGTACCTGTTTCAACGTTAACGGGTGGAATGTATAACTCTTTTGGTGTCATCGGAGCATCAATTTTACGAATTTGCTTATTAACGTCATGCCCTGCGCTTACTGGAACTACTTGCATTAATCCAAAAGCTGGAACGTGCGATTTAGCGTCTGCTCTGAAGGCCGATTCACTGTGCATTATCGCCATAACTAGTGCTTTATCTATACCCCATTTTTCACTTTCTTGTATCGCTAATTCTTGATATTTAGTTGCTCGTTTCTTTAAACTATTATTTGGTAGTTTTATTGTATAAGAGACTATTTTCTTCGCTTTTACTGGTGCTACGACAGTATCTATTACGGCAGCGGTATCTATTACGGCAGCGGTATCTATTACGGCAGCGGTATCTGTTACGGCAGCGGTATCTGTTACGGCAGCGATATCTGTTACGATAGTGGCAGTAGGCTGTTCTTTACTCTTAACTAATACTGGCTCAGGTATGCCAAGAGCTTTTCTTTTATCTTTATATAGTTTGTTTATTTGGCTAATGCGCTGCTGTGCTTCAGCAAGCAAGTGCATTTTTTTGTTATTTGCACGTTCATAAATAAACGAATCTGGAATACCTGTTTGTGAAGCAATTAAACGATCAGCTTGGATATCGAATTCTTTCATTTGAGCCTGAGTTTGCTCAATAACAAATGTTTTTTCTTTATTTTGTTGTTCGGCAGAGTAGTTGATATCACTGTGAGTAATTTTAGCGTCTTGTAAATCTAGGTTTTGGCCATCTACGCTTATAATATTATTATTTGCAATGGAAGTGATGTCATTATTATTTTCTGATGGGTCTACGATAATAGAGATAGTAGCGGTATTTTCTTCATAATTAATGACTTTTTTTACTTTGTTATCTTTCGTGTATTCTACATTTTGTGTTTGGTCTGATACATCACCGCTGCCCCATTGCTCAATTAAATGCGCTTTTTGTTTATCTAGGTTTGTTGTATATGTCTCTCGCCATTGTTCATATTCGTCTAGATAATCATTAATATAAGCGTGAAATTCAGCTATTTTTTCTTCTTGAGAACGGTTCATTTCTATTTTTTCTTGCTCAAGTTCTGCGAATGCTAGACTCGAATTGGCATAACTTGTAGGTAAGAATGAAATGAATGACAGTGCAATAAGGCTTTTTTGATAGGGTTTCATTATTATTATTCTCTAATCAAAGGAGGGTAAGTAAGAGGCTATTTAGTCATAGCTTCTTACTTACTATTTTATGGGATTACATTGCTTTTAATGACTGAAGCGCGTTAGATAAATCTGTAGCCGCTTTTTCATTATTAAACTGACCCCATAATTTAGAGTCCTGAGTTACCCCATCAATAACTTTGTTAAGGTTTGCATCGTAAGTCGCTTGATCCATACCTACTAGCACATATAAGCCGCCTGTCGGGGTAGCTTGGCTTACGATTAACTTACTGTTTGCAAGCGTACGAGAAACAACGGATTTTGTTACATTCTCCATTGTTTCTAATACATCTTCATTAGAACCTGCTAATGTTGAAGACGTAACGCTAGACTCAACAGCTTGTTTAAACATGCTATTCACATCGACTTCAAATTGTGATGCTAATTGCACGCGTGCGTTATTGATTGCTATTTTACGCATGATAGACATGCCAGCAGCGCTTTTCTTAGAATAACCTACGCCGCCCGCAGCAAGATCGCTTGGTAATACATCACAGATCCAAGCGGGTGCTGTTGCAGCTGGAGAGTCTGGGAAGTTACACGTTACAATTCGAACGTTTTGTGTTTCTTCAACTGTTTTATTCGTAGTGGCACAGCCAGCTAAAGCTAAGGTAATTGCACTGATTAGGATTATTTTTTTCATTATATTAACCTCCTGTAACTGTTCGTAATTGGCATTCTAAATCCCACGTAGCACAAACTTCAGGCACTACTTTTGCTCTATCGCCAGTATTAATTTGTAGTGCTAACTCTTCCGTAATTTCAACCCAAGAATATTTTGGCTTAATACCATGTTGTGGGATATTTACAATTGTACCGTCACCGATACTAAACGTTTCAATTTCACCATCACTATTTTGGATTGCTTTTGAGAATGCTATGTCTGTACCTGGTTGGATATTTTTATTTGAACCGATAGCAATTTTTACCATAGTACCGGCATCACATTGACGTAACTCCATAACCGGAGCGCTAAGTGCTAATAATGATTTAAGTTCTTTATCATGTTGAACCGCTTCGCTTGCTGCTGCACTCGCTAATCCAGAGTAATGTGCATTACTTACTGGACAGCGGCTGTTATTAGTTTCAGACGATGAACTTTCATCGCCTTTTAATTCAATGCGTTTGATCAACTGCATATCTGGTAGTGAGACAATTTTTGCGATCGCAGATACGTCAACTTCATAAGAGCATTTTGCTGCAACTTTAACTGTTTCGCCGTCGTCGTTTTTATAAGTTCGGGATTTAGAGAAACTAGTTTTGAGATCACTTGCGGTAATTTCAGTTAAAATAGCATAGTCTGCAATTGGAACACCTTTGGTATTGTATCGCCCACTTTGTTCTGCAAGTTTTAATTCATTTTTTAATTTATTCGCTATTTTACGATCAACTACATTGGTACCTGATTTTATAATTTGAGATTCAAGTTCGTTACGTAAAACTGATTGGATTTTTTTAGCTGCAGGATCTTTAAATCCAATTTCAACTGGTAATACGATAACTTTTCTATCCGCTGCACTTTTTGCTGGTTGTTCTGAAGCGGCTATATCAATTTTATAGTTGGGCTCACAAACTTTATTAGCGGCGCACCCCGAGAGTATGACTGATAAGCTTAATGCAAGAGCTGTTTTTTTTAACATGAGTATCATTCCATTGTTTTTAATTGTTTTTATAATATTTTATAGTGTGCAGGTGGCGAAGATTGCTTGTAATTACATCGACTTAAAGTGCACCTAAAAGGTAGTATCGCTCTAAATGGTTAGATTTTGCAAATTTTAATTATAATAAAATGAGCTGATGATCAAATAAATAAAAAATAGTTCAACTTAATTTATAAAAAGTTTAAATGTTAGGCGTTCCTGCTATTCACTCGTTTTTTTGTGCTGATAACATATATTTAAATAGCAGTTGCTTTACATCATAGATTGAATTTAAATTAGTTATTTAAATTCAAATTAATGATTAATATCTATATGATTAAATCATTTCAACAACATAAAAAGTCATATGAAACAATATACAAAAAAACTATTACCTTTATTTTTGCTGTCTATGTTGACCGCTTGTCAATCCACAAGTAATCCAGAGTGGTACGATCAACCACAGGTGAGTAATACAGAATATATATTTGCGGTTGGTGAAGGAAGAAGTTTAAATCAAGCGAAAAAATCGGCTCTCAATAATATAAATGCGACATTGTGGACGCAGGTTGATTCTTCTTTTTCGATGAAAGATAGTAATACTAATATCAATGATAAGAATTATACCTATGGTTCAGTCAATAATAATGTGAATGCTAAAACATCTAGTGTGACTTTTAGTGGCGTCGAATATACCAATATAGATAATCAGAATAATATTTATTTTGCTCAGGCGAGAATAAAAAAAGACGTAATTATTAAACAGCTAAAATCAGACATTAGTAACGTAAATAAAAAATCGAAAAGGTTGATTGATGAATTAAAACATCAGGACCTTTTGTCTTGGTGGTTGATGAATCGTGAGACAAGCTCTAATCTGGAATATGTTAATGTTCGAACCGCAATGTTGGGGGCTATATCTCCAAAAGATGATGTGAGCGCTCCTTACGTTCTCGCATTAACAGATCAAGTATCAAAAATAAAATCACAGTTATTAATTAAAATACAGCCATCGAAGCATGATAAAAAAGGTGCACAATATCTTGTTGAGAAACTGTCAGCCCAAGGAATAAGCACAACGTTTAAAAATACAAGGTCAGTGACTCATACATTAAAACTAAATACCGATTTGCGTCAAAGTATTATGAGTAGCGCTTATATTTCAACAAAAATCACCTCGTTACAGTTGTTAAATAAACAAGGTAATGTCGTTGCAAGTAATGAAATGATTTCAACGGGTAACTCTATGTCTAATTATAAAATTTCGAAAGAAGGCGCTGATCGTCATTTTTCTGCACAGATGGATGAAAATGGAGTATGGCCATCTCTCGGTTTTAACGGCTAATTATGCGTGATGTCGTATGATGTCATCGTGAACATAGAGCTATGTCTGGAATACTATTGCGAGTTTATAATCCTTGACCTTACTTAGGTTGGGGATTTTTTTATCGATGACTAAGCCTGTTCTACAATATAGGATGGCGATAAGCTAGTCAGATATAGTGTGAAAATAGATAATATAGGGCTATAGCTAGAATAAAAAATCGTTTTACTCTTAAGTGGTAATTTACAGTTGCAGAATATCCAATATCGCATAGACTTCTCAATGTGAATTAACATTTAATTCACATATCTTTTCGAATTTATTAGTTAACCGGAGGTACATATGAAAAATTTAAATCTTGTTCAATTCGTCTGTGTATCGCTTGATCATACTTGTCCCATGACGGCCGTTCATAAAGCCTTTATGACTTGTTCCGATCGAAAACCAGGCACCACATTATTAACTAATTAATTCGTAACCTTAACGGCTGCGAAAAATGGCAGCTGATAGGGTAATCTTCATTTACATCCCTAGATAGTCGAAATACTTCACGCCATTTTTCCCAGTTAAATTTTTAAGTTTCAAACTTATATACTGGAGAATTCTTATGCGTCATTCACTTTATTTAAACCTTGCTGTATTTTTTGTTCGTGCTGATATCCGCCGTGAAGAGCAACTATGGTTAACAAAAAATCGTCGTACCAGCAGTCAGCTCCCATTGGGCAATGCGTATCTGCTAAAAGATATTGGTCTTAATGCCGATGGTCGTCCACTTTGCAGTGCGCTGCCACGTGATGTAGCTGCGAAACGTCGAGTGCGTCATCTACGCCGTGCCTGCCGTGTGAAAATAGCAACGTAACAAAAGGGGCTAGGCTGTATATGCAGCTTAGCCCCTTGCGTATTTTGAAGTAGTAGAATTTTATTTAATTTTCAAACGCTGCAGAGCCATCTTCGTTGATGTGAAGTTTGGCTTTTGCTTGGTTAATTAATTGCACTGCACAAGATGGTGAGACCGAGCGTAAACTACCTTTTCCACTATGGAATGAAGGTTCCCAAGCTCTATCTTTGTATCGACCTGTTTCTATAAATTCCACAACTACTTTCATAACGTACCTCTATATTGTTGGTCTTACTAGCTGCCTATTACGAAGCGATTATCGTCTGGTAATGGTTACTCTGCTAAATAGTAATATAATAAATATCGTTCCACTTCAAATATAAATCTCGCTTATTTCAAATGAAACTAAAGCGCGGGTTTGTTATTCTTTTATCTATATATACAGCGATGCTTTGTCATATATATGATGGAGATAATGCTGTTTTTTGTTATAAGCAATGAACTTCGGCTAACTGACTCTGGGGACATTCGCAACGGGATTATTCTTCTTCGCCTCGTCATGTGCCTGCATCAGGTTGTTGCTCTGGCGCAGCCTCGAGAAAGGCGGGTAATTGAATGCAATGCTGATAAATTCGATTAATAGCGGGGTAAGGTGCCATATCAAGCTTAAAGCGTAGTGCGTTATAAACTTGCGGTATCAAATAGGCATCAGCTAAGGTTACCTGGTCGTTGTAGCAATAGTGAGTACTGCCTTTTTTTGTTAGCAATGCTTCGAAGGCTGCAAATCCTTCTTCTAACCAGTGATGATACCAAGTCATTTTTTCGGTGCCGTCACAGTCGAAATTTTCCTCGAGATACTGTAATACTCGTAAGTTATTCAGTGGATGCATATCGCAGGCAATAATTTGCGTTAATGTACGCACATAGGCACGCTGGGTTAAATTGATTGGTAATAAAGCGGGCTGCGGAAAAGCTTCTTCTAGATATTCAATGATAGCGCCTGACTGAGTTATTATTTGTGGTTTAGACTCTGAGTCCACAGCATTAAAATTTGGTACTGCGATATCAAGGCTTGGCAGTAAACCTTGGGGGTTAACACTCTGGTATTCTGCGGCGTGCTGCTCGCCGCCATTGCGAATCAAATGTACGGGCTCGGTGCTATATCGAACCTGCTTTAAATTTAATACGATCCGAACACGGTAAGCGGCTGATGAACGATAATAGCTATAGAGTTTCATCTTGTATCCCCTTTTTATCTCTGTTGGCTATACCTGTACCACTGACTTGTTTACTGAAAAGCGACGATCTGGTCAATAGCGCCGAAAATGGATTGTCCGGTCTGATCTCGCATTTCAATTTTTACTCTGTCGCCATGCTGTAGAAATGGGGTGGTGATTTCACCTGTGGCTATTTTTTCCAACATTCTTTTTTCTGCAAGGCAGGATGAACCTACCGTACGGTCACAATTAGATACAGTACCTGAACCGATAATGGTACCGGCAGTTAAGGTGCGGGTTTTGGCGGCATGGCTAATCAATTCAGGGAAATTAAATGTCATGTCGACCCCAGCATCAGGGCTGCCAAATAAAGTGCCATTAAGGTACGTTGATAACGGTAAATGTAATTTTTTTCCGTCCCATGCATCACCTAATTCATCAGGGGTTACGGCAACAGGCGAGAATGCGGTGGATGGTTTACTGTGAAAAAATCCAAAACCTTTGGCTAACTCAGTGGGAATTAAATTACGCAGGGATACATCGTTAACCAAGGTAATTAATAAAATATATTCGCTAGCTGCAGCCGTGGTTAATCCTATCGGCACATCACTGGTGATCACTGCCACCTCGGCTTCAAAGTCTAAACCCCAAGCGGGATCTTGTAATGGAATATCATCTTTGGGCCCTATAAAACTGTCACTGCCGCCTTGATACATTAACGGTTCAGTCCAAAATGACTTGGGCATTTCCGCACCTCTGGCTTTACGCACTAACTCGATATGATTAACGTAAGCACTGCCGTCGGCCCATTGATATGCTCTGGGTAAGGGCGATTCTAGTGAGCAGTTTTTAAATTCAATGATACCTGTCGACTCACCGTTATTTAATTGTGCGTAATGGCTTTGTAATTGTGGCTCCACTGTAGACCAATGCTCTAGCGCCCATTGTAAATTGGCCGCTATCGAGGATACACACAATGCAGTTTGTAAGTCTTTGCTAACGAGGTATAAGCTGCCATCTCTAGACCCATCTCGTAATGTGGCTAATTTCATCGTATTTTATCCTCCTGCTTCACGCTATTCTTTCCAGCTATCGACATAACCTGACCATTCTACATCCGCCATGCCTGAACCGATGGCTAAACCATCGCGGGTATCTATCATCACTGCAACTTCATCGGTTTCTTTGCGTTGTGATTTGCACCCTGCGCGATAGGCTTTAGGGTGCGGTCCATGGGTAAAACCACAAGGGTGAAAGGTCAACATCCCCGGTTCAATATTGTCGCGACTAAAAAACTCGCCTTGGTGGTAAAAGATCACTTCATCAAAATCATCGTTGTTGTGATAAAAAGGCACTTTCAATGCACCGGGATCGCTTTCCATTGGTCGAGGTACAAACGTACACACCACAAAGCGACTGGTTACAAAAGTAGAATGCGCGGAGGGGGGAAGGTGAAATCGGTGGCTCATTAACGGGCGAATATCGAGCCAGTTAAGCCGCACGACAGATACGTCGCCATGCCATCCCACGACATCTAGTGGGTTAAAAGGATAGGCAATGATGGATTGTTGATTAAAGCGTTTGATAATGACTTGCCAGGGCTGCTCGTCCTGTTGTTGTAAATAGGCATCATCAATTTCTGGGGTATCTAATACCGCTTGATCAAATATTGCATGCTGACCAACGATGGTTTTATCGGGTAAACCGTAATAATCATTGGTTGCTTCGATCATCATTAAGGTCATTGGTTTGGCTGGTTCTAAACGCCACAAACAAGAACGCGGAATCAATACATAATCACCTTGAACAACACTCAAATGGCCGTAATCACAAAACAACTCACCGTGGCCCTGGTGGATAAAAATGAGATCATCACCATCGGCATTTCTGACTAAGGTTTGCATGTTTTCGTGACACTGCCAGAAGCGGATCTGGCAATGTGCATTGTGAAATAACAGGG
It encodes:
- the dsrO gene encoding sulfate reduction electron transfer complex DsrMKJOP subunit DsrO, giving the protein MDSTKRRLMSRLGALTVGAAIIPVSTANPLTTTIIRNSEAPDRKGQSGKRYAMVVDLRKCVGCQACTVGCSIENQAPIGQFRTTVKQYEVTLDDGSSELQNVKSFTLPRLCNHCENPPCVKVCPVQATFQRDDGIVMVDNERCVACAYCVQACPYDARFINEETLTADKCTFCAHRLEEGLLPACVETCVGGARIIGDIKDPNSHISHLMREHQDDIKVLKPEENTQPHVFYIGMDEAFTSNVDGKVAIYDPAGENA
- a CDS encoding sensor histidine kinase, translating into MANVLIKAVIGTLLLMMTQVHASNATDTTSSNSRNSNADPFIDDRTLERIADNKPTMITVDVGVLATRGIFEAKQRWQPTLLWLQSQIPNSEFRLHPFTLAEMEAAVEQQSVDVVVTNPGQAVRLGRQYPLSWLATLNSKLGDGTHVIGSALVVRADSHYQHLVDVSGDKIAAVASNAFGGYLTMQLTVQNLGINPTAFFSDVSFLGFPVDAIIYQLRDGYVDAAVVPVCQLESMLEEGLIQKGVFRVLDDISPDNFACALSTQLYPNWSIAKTSAISASLAKKITRALLALPSDHAASIAAYSSGWTPPISQLSVDQLYRDLDMHPLQRPWWQEAAVWIKKNQQWAWVVFLFVLVLSIYHLILEYRFSRSERKLKATLNRLKEKNAMLEHAQRVAIVGELGSSLAHEINQPLAAILNYSQGGLLRINKGADASAITPALEKIQQQVKRADGIVQRLRTLINKRAVAKSRCDVQALLSDTLELLEYDFQQKNITVSQSCVGNAVDLDADIVGLQQVLLNVLNNAADACLMRDPAVLINNKISIESHYSDDRLILTVTDNGIGLTASSAELQNAFFTTKKEGLGLGLAICRDVVEAHHGQFSLVAADPIGCRVSIQLPLQ
- a CDS encoding response regulator transcription factor; amino-acid sequence: MSQEPVTGHEISVPVYVVDDDESVRDSLAFMLDGYDINVTTYAGGPAFLDNAEIMLPGCVILDSRMPELRGQDVQAILTQCNSPLSIIFLTGHGDVSMAVDAFKSGAVDFFQKPVDGEKLVQAIMLAADKSVARSQQLSALLSYQSLTEREQGILLLLVQGKRNQQIADTLCIAVRTVEVHRSSLMKKFNAKTIAELVLQYGLAIN
- a CDS encoding ETEC_3214 domain-containing protein; protein product: MSTIEPTNTSSSSQSVTPKIKEQWGRIVAIASLVAIALGGFNDTMDAVEKIYDFSLSQLTDIPSQNKLDKIYIRASSNSLEENFGAPIYIKKSYSGEVIQYYRDNRFILSTISKDDAIAAYLVFPSSNFSPDTSASSGGNDLLSTPFKNQEGLSDIKASVSRSITYYIEENSAGEFSNLYSSVAGYTEINSILSDKKRTLLSTLTDKQILGDDDISAEVSAIRQNLTPNFYGYSNLGLSSLEEAILTKSEYALINK
- a CDS encoding transglycosylase SLT domain-containing protein is translated as MKPYQKSLIALSFISFLPTSYANSSLAFAELEQEKIEMNRSQEEKIAEFHAYINDYLDEYEQWRETYTTNLDKQKAHLIEQWGSGDVSDQTQNVEYTKDNKVKKVINYEENTATISIIVDPSENNNDITSIANNNIISVDGQNLDLQDAKITHSDINYSAEQQNKEKTFVIEQTQAQMKEFDIQADRLIASQTGIPDSFIYERANNKKMHLLAEAQQRISQINKLYKDKRKALGIPEPVLVKSKEQPTATIVTDIAAVTDTAAVTDTAAVIDTAAVIDTAAVIDTVVAPVKAKKIVSYTIKLPNNSLKKRATKYQELAIQESEKWGIDKALVMAIMHSESAFRADAKSHVPAFGLMQVVPVSAGHDVNKQIRKIDAPMTPKELYIPPVNVETGTAYLHILNSRYLRSITDKQSRLYCTIAAYNTGAGNVARAFNKGHSTNIRKASKIINTMTPDEVYSHLLANLPYDETKNYLKKVNGRIALYK
- a CDS encoding LPP20 family lipoprotein; this translates as MKKIILISAITLALAGCATTNKTVEETQNVRIVTCNFPDSPAATAPAWICDVLPSDLAAGGVGYSKKSAAGMSIMRKIAINNARVQLASQFEVDVNSMFKQAVESSVTSSTLAGSNEDVLETMENVTKSVVSRTLANSKLIVSQATPTGGLYVLVGMDQATYDANLNKVIDGVTQDSKLWGQFNNEKAATDLSNALQSLKAM
- a CDS encoding LPP20 family lipoprotein gives rise to the protein MKQYTKKLLPLFLLSMLTACQSTSNPEWYDQPQVSNTEYIFAVGEGRSLNQAKKSALNNINATLWTQVDSSFSMKDSNTNINDKNYTYGSVNNNVNAKTSSVTFSGVEYTNIDNQNNIYFAQARIKKDVIIKQLKSDISNVNKKSKRLIDELKHQDLLSWWLMNRETSSNLEYVNVRTAMLGAISPKDDVSAPYVLALTDQVSKIKSQLLIKIQPSKHDKKGAQYLVEKLSAQGISTTFKNTRSVTHTLKLNTDLRQSIMSSAYISTKITSLQLLNKQGNVVASNEMISTGNSMSNYKISKEGADRHFSAQMDENGVWPSLGFNG
- a CDS encoding DUF1127 domain-containing protein, with amino-acid sequence MRHSLYLNLAVFFVRADIRREEQLWLTKNRRTSSQLPLGNAYLLKDIGLNADGRPLCSALPRDVAAKRRVRHLRRACRVKIAT